The Micromonospora violae DNA segment GCCGGCACCGTGCTCCCGCAGGCGTTGCTGGACGACATCGGCGACGAGTTGAACGTCAAGGTCCTCGAACCGCTCGATCCCCAGAGCGGGGTCATCGACGTGCAGGTCAAGGCGAACTTCCGGACCCTGGGCCGCCGGTTCGGCAACCGCACCCAGCACGTCGCGAAGGCCATCGCCGGCGTGGCCGCCCGGGAGTTGGTCGATGGCGTCCGCGCGAACGGGACGTACCCGCTGTCGGTCGACGGTGACCAGGTCGAGGTGGGCCTGGACGATCTCCTGATCACGGAGGTGCCGCGCACCGGTTGGGTGGTGGAGTCCCAGCGCGGCGCGACGATCGCGTTGGACACCGAGATCACCCCCGAACTGGCCGCCGAGGGCGTCGCACGCGATGTGGTCCGCATCGTCCAGCAGGCCCGCCGCGACGCTGACTTCGAGGTGTCCGACCGGATCACGGTGGCGATCGCCGCCCCCGCCGAGGTGGCGGCGGCGATCGCCACGCATCAGTTGCTCATCGCGCACGAGACCCTCGCGCTCCAGCTGACCGTGGTGGACGCGTTGTCGGAGGGCTTCTCCGGCACCGTGGGCAACGGCTACGAGGTCGTCGTCCACGTCGTGCGGGCCTGAGCGGTAGCGGGGCGGCCGGTCACCGCAGCTGGGTCAGGTCCTCCGGGGTCAGGCGCAGGGCACCGGCCGCCACGTTCTGCACCAGGTGCTCCGGGTCCGCGGTGCCGGGGATGGCCAGCACGTGGCGGCCCTGGTGCAGGGTCCAGGCGAGGCGTACCTGGTGCGGGGTGACGCCGTGCGCGCGGGCGACCGTCTCGACGGCCTCGCTGCGCGTGGCGTTCACGCCCGCCTCCCGCCCGGTGCCGGCCAGGGCGAAGAACGGCACGTAGGCGATGCCCCGCTCACCGCAGAGCCGCACGAGCGCGTCCTGCTCCCGGTAGGCGTCCACCCCGTAGTTGTTCTGCACGCAGACCACCGGCGCGATGCCGGCCACCTCGTCCAGCTGCTCGGGGCGGACGTTGGAGAGGCCGAGGTGCCGGATCAGCCCTTCGGCCCGCATCTCGGCGAGCGCGCCGAACCGGTCGGCCAGCGGCACCGGGCCCGACCCCCGGCCGAGGCGCAGGTTCACCACGTCGAGCTGGTCGCGGCCGAGCCGGCGAAGGTTCTCCTGGACCTGGGCCCGCAACTGCGCTGCGGTGAGCGCCTCGGTGAAACCCGCCTCCGGGTCGTACCCGAAACCGACCTTGGTGGCGATCACCAGTTCCTCCGGGT contains these protein-coding regions:
- a CDS encoding aldo/keto reductase, producing the protein MPTDKITAAGAGTWTLGDRTVHRMGFGSMRITANPDRDRAVALLRRAVELGVNHIDTAAFYVSPGGTLRVGTGPARYATELIRAALAPYPEELVIATKVGFGYDPEAGFTEALTAAQLRAQVQENLRRLGRDQLDVVNLRLGRGSGPVPLADRFGALAEMRAEGLIRHLGLSNVRPEQLDEVAGIAPVVCVQNNYGVDAYREQDALVRLCGERGIAYVPFFALAGTGREAGVNATRSEAVETVARAHGVTPHQVRLAWTLHQGRHVLAIPGTADPEHLVQNVAAGALRLTPEDLTQLR